In Temnothorax longispinosus isolate EJ_2023e chromosome 2, Tlon_JGU_v1, whole genome shotgun sequence, one DNA window encodes the following:
- the LOC139808102 gene encoding UDP-glycosyltransferase UGT5-like isoform X2, translated as MRRDLVTASKLLSILVIEPIQSTSHHVWTEHLVKGLLRKGHYVHSISIHETKVKGKLAQNLTYAVFDLQTNEEAEDYNPVEWEQYSVLYTAYFTYQWGIHACDTMTNTKAAKELLEMIKTIEFDVIVQDIGLTQCFYGLWEVSKGKPPIVGYIPYGSAPWLKDYIGGPSYPTVRPYTHAAIAKPEGLWLRTWNALYYIVDNLIRHYYYFPVIQRLSEEYIGHAIRPLHEIEKDRINIVLINSHSAFEPAIPLPPNTLEIAGLNAQAVQPITGEVVVTYPEDMRVFLDGAKNGAIVISLGTIVNWKNVGLDKIKAVILALSKLKQRVLWKLDIEVPFEIPDNVMIVKWMPQSEVLSHKNVRAIWTHGGLLSTQEAIWKGVPMIVMPFFMDQKSNTRILVAKGVGIYLDIKTLSTQSLLHAIEEVLYNESYTRNMKRLSSELRDRPIPPLDLAVWSIEYTVRHPNGTLVTSLRSQSWMEQNLIDVYAFLFLNFFIILLSIFFVIKLLINFYYNYMYTASKLHKNKQA; from the exons ATGCGCC GTGATCTCGTGACAGCGTCGAAATTATTGTCGATTTTAGTGATAGAGCCTATTCAGTCGACTAGCCATCACGTCTGGACAGAGCATTTGGTTAAAGGACTGCTTCGCAAAGGCCATTATGTACACTCAATCAGCATACATGAGACTAAGGTTAAAGGAAAACTTGCGCAGAATTTGACGTACGCC GTTTTCGATTTGCAAACTAATGAAGAAGCTGAGGATTATAATCCAGTTGAATGGGAACAGTACAGCGTACTTTATACGGCGTATTTTACATATCAGTGGGGTATTCACGCATGTGACACAATGACAAATACTAAAGCAGCGAAAGAACTTTTGGAAATGATTAAAACTATCGAGTTTGATGTTATAGTGCAGGACATTGGTTTAACTCAATGTTTCTATGGATTATGGGAG GTTTCTAAAGGTAAGCCACCTATAGTAGGTTATATTCCATATGGTTCTGCACCTTGGCTTAAGGATTATATCGGTGGTCCAAGTTATCCGACTGTTCGACCATACACACATGCTGCCATTGCAAAACCTGAAGGTTTGTGGCTGAGAACATGGAATGCTCTATATTACATTGTCGATAATCTGATACGACATTACTATTACTTCCCTGTTATTCAACGACTTTCGGAGGAATATATAGGCCATGCAATCAGGCCATTAcatgaaatagaaaaagacaGAATTAATATAGTACTAATTAATAGTCATTCTGCGTTCGAACCTGCGATTCCATTGCCGCCGAATACTCTGGAGATCGCAGGACTGAATGCCCAGGCCGTGCAACCAATTACCGGCGAAGTAGTCGTAACATATCCTGag gATATGCGCGTATTTCTTGACGGAGCAAAGAATGGAGCCATCGTAATATCGTTGGGAACAATTGTAAACTGGAAAAATGTCGGCCTAGACAAGATTAAAGCCGTTATACTTGCTCTGTCGAAACTGAAGCAACGAGTGCTGTGGAAGCTAGATATTGAAGTGCCATTTGAAATACCGGACAATGTAATGATTGTGAAATGGATGCCTCAAAGCGAAGTATTAT ctcataaaaatgtaagagCAATCTGGACGCACGGTGGTCTTCTGAGTACGCAGGAAGCTATTTGGAAAGGTGTACCAATGATCGTAATGCCATTTTTTATGGATCAAAAATCTAACACAAGAATATTAGTAGCTAAAGGTGTTGGCATATACTTGGACATTAAAACTTTGTCCACGCAATCTTTATTACACGCAATTGAAGAAGTACTTTACAATGAAAG TTATACGAGAAACATGAAACGATTATCCAGCGAATTGCGGGATCGGCCAATACCGCCATTAGATTTAGCTGTTTGGAGCATTGAATACACCGTCCGCCATCCAAATGGAACTTTAGTAACGTCGCTGAGATCTCAGAGCTGGATGGAACAAAATCTGATTGATGTCTACGCATTTTTGTtccttaatttctttataatattgttaagtatattctttgtaataaagctattaattaatttttattataattatatgtacaccGCATCTAAATTACACAAGAACAAACAAGCGTAA
- the LOC139808102 gene encoding UDP-glycosyltransferase UGT5-like isoform X1, with protein sequence MLSRVIFFVCCILIGDLVTASKLLSILVIEPIQSTSHHVWTEHLVKGLLRKGHYVHSISIHETKVKGKLAQNLTYAVFDLQTNEEAEDYNPVEWEQYSVLYTAYFTYQWGIHACDTMTNTKAAKELLEMIKTIEFDVIVQDIGLTQCFYGLWEVSKGKPPIVGYIPYGSAPWLKDYIGGPSYPTVRPYTHAAIAKPEGLWLRTWNALYYIVDNLIRHYYYFPVIQRLSEEYIGHAIRPLHEIEKDRINIVLINSHSAFEPAIPLPPNTLEIAGLNAQAVQPITGEVVVTYPEDMRVFLDGAKNGAIVISLGTIVNWKNVGLDKIKAVILALSKLKQRVLWKLDIEVPFEIPDNVMIVKWMPQSEVLSHKNVRAIWTHGGLLSTQEAIWKGVPMIVMPFFMDQKSNTRILVAKGVGIYLDIKTLSTQSLLHAIEEVLYNESYTRNMKRLSSELRDRPIPPLDLAVWSIEYTVRHPNGTLVTSLRSQSWMEQNLIDVYAFLFLNFFIILLSIFFVIKLLINFYYNYMYTASKLHKNKQA encoded by the exons ATGTTAAGTCgtgtcattttttttgtttgttgtaTCTTAATAGGTGATCTCGTGACAGCGTCGAAATTATTGTCGATTTTAGTGATAGAGCCTATTCAGTCGACTAGCCATCACGTCTGGACAGAGCATTTGGTTAAAGGACTGCTTCGCAAAGGCCATTATGTACACTCAATCAGCATACATGAGACTAAGGTTAAAGGAAAACTTGCGCAGAATTTGACGTACGCC GTTTTCGATTTGCAAACTAATGAAGAAGCTGAGGATTATAATCCAGTTGAATGGGAACAGTACAGCGTACTTTATACGGCGTATTTTACATATCAGTGGGGTATTCACGCATGTGACACAATGACAAATACTAAAGCAGCGAAAGAACTTTTGGAAATGATTAAAACTATCGAGTTTGATGTTATAGTGCAGGACATTGGTTTAACTCAATGTTTCTATGGATTATGGGAG GTTTCTAAAGGTAAGCCACCTATAGTAGGTTATATTCCATATGGTTCTGCACCTTGGCTTAAGGATTATATCGGTGGTCCAAGTTATCCGACTGTTCGACCATACACACATGCTGCCATTGCAAAACCTGAAGGTTTGTGGCTGAGAACATGGAATGCTCTATATTACATTGTCGATAATCTGATACGACATTACTATTACTTCCCTGTTATTCAACGACTTTCGGAGGAATATATAGGCCATGCAATCAGGCCATTAcatgaaatagaaaaagacaGAATTAATATAGTACTAATTAATAGTCATTCTGCGTTCGAACCTGCGATTCCATTGCCGCCGAATACTCTGGAGATCGCAGGACTGAATGCCCAGGCCGTGCAACCAATTACCGGCGAAGTAGTCGTAACATATCCTGag gATATGCGCGTATTTCTTGACGGAGCAAAGAATGGAGCCATCGTAATATCGTTGGGAACAATTGTAAACTGGAAAAATGTCGGCCTAGACAAGATTAAAGCCGTTATACTTGCTCTGTCGAAACTGAAGCAACGAGTGCTGTGGAAGCTAGATATTGAAGTGCCATTTGAAATACCGGACAATGTAATGATTGTGAAATGGATGCCTCAAAGCGAAGTATTAT ctcataaaaatgtaagagCAATCTGGACGCACGGTGGTCTTCTGAGTACGCAGGAAGCTATTTGGAAAGGTGTACCAATGATCGTAATGCCATTTTTTATGGATCAAAAATCTAACACAAGAATATTAGTAGCTAAAGGTGTTGGCATATACTTGGACATTAAAACTTTGTCCACGCAATCTTTATTACACGCAATTGAAGAAGTACTTTACAATGAAAG TTATACGAGAAACATGAAACGATTATCCAGCGAATTGCGGGATCGGCCAATACCGCCATTAGATTTAGCTGTTTGGAGCATTGAATACACCGTCCGCCATCCAAATGGAACTTTAGTAACGTCGCTGAGATCTCAGAGCTGGATGGAACAAAATCTGATTGATGTCTACGCATTTTTGTtccttaatttctttataatattgttaagtatattctttgtaataaagctattaattaatttttattataattatatgtacaccGCATCTAAATTACACAAGAACAAACAAGCGTAA